CAAAAGACCGTATCCGCTTTGTGAAGCCGGTTTCGGAAATCCGGGTGAAAAACGGGGATATCCGGTTTTTTTATTGACATGTGTAAACAGAAATTCTATACCAACAAATGATATTTTTGGCGAATATATCTTTAAGAAAAGCAAAGAAGATGTCGCTTGCATAGTAACAATTTGGAATGATATCGAATTTGACTTGTGTCAGACTATTGGATGAAAAGTTTGGAAAATCTTTTCATTGTTGAATGTAATTTAACTTTTAACGGAGGTAAGTAAATGGCTAAGCATGAAACTCCTTTACTGGACCAGCTGGAATCCGGCCCCTGGCCAAGCTTTGTCTCTGACCTGAAAGCTCAGGCGGAAAAAAGGGCAAAGAATGAGGAAGGCATTGAATTCCAGATTCCGGTGGATGTGGTTGACGATCTTCTCGGGGTGGTGGAACTTTCCTACAAACATGGCAGAACCCATTGGAAACACGGCGGCATCGTCGGTGTTTTCGGTTATGGCGGCGGGGTTATCGGCAGATACTGCGACCAGCCGGAAAATTTTCCCGGTGTTGAAGCATTCCACACCATGCGGGTGAATCAGCCGGCAGGAAAATATTATTCCACGGATTATTTGAAAAAACTGTGTGATCTGTGGGATTTCAGAGGCTCGGGTGTGACCAACATGCACGGCTCCACCGGTGACATTATTCTGCTGGGGACCACCACCAAGCAGCTGGAAGAAGTGTTCTGGACCCTGACCCATGACATGGGCCAGGACCTGGGCGGTTCCGGGTCCAACCTGAGAACCCCGTCCGACTGCCTGGGGCAGTCCCGGTGCGAATATGCCTGCTATGACACCAATGCGCTGGTGTATTTTCTGACCAACGAATATCAGGACGAACTGCACAGACCGGCATTCCCCTATAAGTTCAAGTTTAAACTCGACGGCTGCCCCAACTGTTGCGTGGCCTCCATTGCCCGGTCTGACATGTCCTTTATCGGCACCTGGAAAGACGACATCCGCATTGATCAGGATGCCGTGAACAAATATGTGGAAAACGATCCCGCATATCCGGCCAATGCCGGCGCTCACAAAGGCAGCAAAGACTGGGGTCCGTTTGACATTGAAAAAGAAGTCCTGGCCCTGTGCCCCACCAAATGCATGAAGTTTGAAAACAAAAAACTGACCATTGACAATGCCAACTGCACAAGGTGCATGCACTGCATCAATGTCATGCCCAGAGCCCTGAAAATTGGTAAAGAAACGGGTTGTTCCATTCTTTGCGGGGCAAAAGCACCGATTCTTGACGGTGCCCAGATGGGATCTCTGCTGGTACCCTTCGTGGAAGTCAACCCGGACAATGATTACGAAGCAATTACTGAAATCATTGAAAATATCTGGGACTGGTGGATGGAAGAAGGCAAGAACCGTGAACGCTTAGGTGAGCTGATTATGCGTCAGGGCTTCCAGAAACTGCTGGAAGTGACCGGTATCGATCCCATGCCGCAGCATGTTGCCTACCCCAGAACCAACCCGTACATTTTCTGGAAAGAAGATGAAGTACCGGGCGGCTGGGAACGTGATGTGGACGAATACAGAAAACACCATAGGAGATAGGAAGGGAGAATCATAATGGCTTTTATTTCTACGGGTTATAATCCAGACAAACCGATGGAAAACCGGATTACCGACATCGGTCCCAAAGATCATAACGAATTTTACCCTCCTGTGATTGCCAAAAACAAGGGCAAATGGTCTCACCATGAAATCCTTGAGCCCGGCGTTCTCGTGCATGTGGCTGATTCAGGAGATGAAGTATATACGGTTCGGGTGGGTGGCGCCCGTCTGATGTCCACGGGTCTGATCAATGAAATCTGTGAAATTGCGGACAAACATTGTGACGGATATGTGCGGTTCACTACCCGGAACAATGTGGAATTCATGGTGGATTCCAAAGACAAGCTGGAACCGTTGAAAAACGATCTGTCTGGCAGAAAATTTGCCGGCGGATCATTCAAGTTCCCCATCGGCGGAACCGGTGCAGGTATTACCAATATCGTCCATACCCAGGGCTGGATTCACTGCCATACGCCTGCCACGGATGCTTCCGGAACGGTCAAGGCGGCCATGGATGTGCTGTTCAACGATTTTCAGGACATGAGGCTGCCGGCCCAGTTGCGCGTATCCATGGCTTGCTGTCTGAACATGTGCGGTGCGGTTCACTGCTCTGATATCGCCATTCTGGGATATCACAGAAAACCGCCCATGCTGGACCATGAATACCTGGACAAAGTGTGTGAAATTCCGCTGGCCGTTTCAGCCTGTCCCACCGCAGCCATCAAACCGGCCAAAGTACAACTGGCCAACGGCAAGGAAGTCAAGTCCGTTGACGTCAAGAACGAACGATGCATGTACTGCGGTAACTGCTACACCATGTGTCCGTCCATGCCTCTGGCAGATACGGAAGGCGATGGTATCGTGCTGATGGCCGGTGGTAAAGTGTCCAACCGGATTTCCGACCCCAAATTCTCCAAGGTGGTTGTGGCATTCCTGCCCAATGAAATGCCCAGATGGCCTTCCATGACAGATACCATCCAGAGAATGGTGGAAGCCTATGCCAAAGGCGCCAACAAATATGAGCGTTTAGGTGACTGGGCTGACAGAATCGGATGGGAAAAATTCTTTGAGGTGTGTGAACTGGATTTTACCCACCATCTGATCGATGATTTCCGTCAGCAGGCTTACATGAGCTGGCGTCAATCCACTCAGTTCAAATTCTAGAAAATTTAAGTTTTTGAACGGATTCTGTCACATATGAGGATAAGCCGGGGCACCTGCATCAGGGGCTCCGGCTCATCCATTCCAAATCAAAGGAGACAAAAATGAGTGACCTTCTTGACAACAAGGAAGAAGCACAAAAGGCTGTGGTTGAATGGCTGAGCAAAAAAGCCAAAACCAAATCCAAATTCTATATCAAGGACTTTTATAAAATTTTTCCGGATGACAAGCCCAGAATGATCAAAAAAGTCGTGAATAAAATGGTTGAAGACGGAATTCTTGAATTCTGGTCATCCGGTTCCACCACCATGTATGGTCTTAAGGGTGGCGGTATCCAGCATTCTTCCGAAGGTGAAAATTAATAACCCCATATTGTAAAGACGTAAAACCCATGCACGCAAGCAGTGACATTATTCCAGGCGTGGTGGTGGCAGGGCTCAGGGGTGGTTCGGGCAAAACCATCATCAGTTTGGGGATTGCCGCGGCATGGAAACGTAAACAAATAGCGGTTTCGCCTTTTAAAAAAGGCCCTGATTATATCGATGCCGGCTGGCTTTCCCTGGCAGCCGGCCGCCCCTGTTACAACCTGGACACATTTCTTTGTACCCCGCAGGTGGTCCGGGATTCTTATTTTTCACACGCCGTAAGTTCAGACATCGCCCTGGTGGAAGGCAACCGGGGATTATATGACGGGATTGATACGGATGGATCCACGTCCACAGCGGAGCTGGCAAAACTGCTGAACCTGCCCGTACTGCTGGTGCTGGATTGTACCAAAAGTACCCGGACCATGGCCGCACTGGTGATGGGGTGTCAGCAGTTTGATCCCGAAATCCGGATCATCGGCGTGATCCTCAATCAGGTGGCCGGCTCCCGGCACCGGAAAAAAGTGACTTCCAATATCCAGCAGTTCTGCGGGATCCCGGTATTTGGGGCGATTCCAAAACTTCAGTCCGAGGATTTTCCGGAACGGCATATGGGGCTGGTGACATCGGCCGAACATGGATCTTCAATTCAGGCCCTGGATGCGGTTCGAAATATGGCAATAGAGCACGTGAATCTGGATGACCTGTACCAGGCAGTGATCAAAGACTGTCGTGACGCGGCTTCGTTTAAAAAGACCCGCACCGCCGGCCCCGGATCTGCTATTTCAGCGCCCGTCAGCCGCTCTTTGGACCCGAAAGTGGTGGTCGGGGTGATCAGAGATTCCGCATTTCAGTTTTACTATCCCGACAATCTGGAGGCCCTGGAAAACGCAGGCGCCAAACTGGAGTTCATCAGTCCCTTGAACCAGGACCGGCTGCCTGACGTGGATGCGTTGTATATGGGGGGCGGATTTCCGGAAACCCATGCCCCGCAGCTGGCGGAAAACCGGTCTTTCAGAGAGCATTTAAACGCATTGGCCCGGGATGGACTCCCCATTTACGCGGAATGCGGGGGCCTGATATTTTTAGGACAGAGCATTTGCCTGCATGGGCACGAATATGCGATGTCCGGAATTCTGCCCATCTGGTTCGGGCTGGCACTCAAACCCCAGGGTCACGGGTATACCCGGGTGAAAGTGGTGCACAAAAATCCGTTTTTCCCCGTGGGGGAGGTGCTCAAAGGCCACGAATTCCGGTATTCGAAAATTTTAAACATCAAGTACCAGGACCCGGACATGGCGTTTTTAATGGAACGGGGCAAAGGCATTGAGGACAAAAAAGATGGATTTCACAAATATAATACCTTTGGCACCTATACCCATATTCATGCTTTGGGATCCGTGTCCTGGGCCCCTTCTCTAATCAAACTGGCCAGAGCCTATCAATCGAGGTAACCTAATCCATGGAATTAATTGCGACCATACGTGATATGACCCGGTTTTCCGAAACCGTGCGACAAAAAGATCAGACCATTGCTTTTGTTCCCACCATGGGATTTTTGCATGAAGGGCATCTGGCGTTGATGGAAAAAGCGTTGACATGTGCCGATCACTTAGTGGTATCCATCTTTGTGAATCCGGCCCAGTTCGGTCCCAGTGAAGACTTTTCCACGTATCCCAGAGCTTTGGAACAGGATTTGGAAAAATGCCGGAAAATCGGGGTGTCTGCTGTGTTTACCCCGACGGACGAACAGATGTATCCACCGGGATTTGAGACATATGTCACCCTGGAAAATCTGCCCTTTCATCTGTGCGGGCTTTCCCGGCCCGGTTTTTTCAAAGGGGTGGCCACCGTGGTAACCAAACTGTTCAATATTGTCAGACCCCACACGGCCGTGTTCGGGGAAAAGGATTTTCAGCAGCTGACCGTGATCCGGCGGATGGTGACTGATTTGAATATGGGGATTGATATCGTGGGAGTACCCATTGTGCGGGAGCCGGATGGCCTGGCCATGAGCTCAAGAAACAAATACCTGACCCCGGCCCAGCGCCCCCATGCGCTGCTGCTGTCCCGGTGTCTGGAAACTGCGGAAAACGCAGTGAAAAACGGAGAGCGGGATGCCGGAAAAGTGCTGGATCTGGCCGGCGATATCCTGGCCACGGGTTCGGACATGCGTGTGGATTATCTGTCTTTGTGTGATCCTGAAACTCTGGAAGATGTGGCTTTGATTCAGAAAGAAACGCTGATGGCCATGGCCGTATGGGTGGGGAAAACCCGGTTGATCGATAACCGGGTGCTGACGTTTTGAGCCAATCGAACCGTTTGTGAGAATTTTAAAAGGCGGCCTTGTTTTCATAACAAGGCCGCCTTTATGTTTCAACTGATGGAATTCAGTTTTGCGGGCGGGTGTTTGCCTGAAGATCAGGCTTTTTCATGGCACTGGGTGCAGGAGGTCGGTGCCGGACCTTTCCGTCCTTTGGGATCCCCGGCATCGATATTGACTTGTTTGTGACATTCTCTGCAGTTGCCGTGCATGGCATTTTCATGAACCATGATGTCATTCCGGTTGTCTTTGTCTTTTTCAAAAATATTGTGGCACTCATAACAGGGATGCACCTCATCTCCCATTTTGAGGTCGGACAACGGCGTTCCCGTCTCATCATGATGACATTCGCCGCAGGAGATGTTGTAATCTTCCGTGTGTTTTTTATGGGTAAAGGTCACCAGTTTAAACTGAGGCGGCCCTTTTTTGCGGTTGACGTCATCATATCCGGGTGTTGAGATTTCAAAGGTGTCTTCCACTTCAGTGCCGGCCTGGATACCTGTTGCGGCAAAAATCGCAATGATAGCGGCTGTCAGTAGAAGCGTGATCGTTTTACTCTTCATAGCACGTTTTCTCCTTATTGGTTTCAATTTATAGTTTCCGGTGCTTGTTCCAAGCATCGGTCCGTTTCATTTTTGGGCTGATTTTAGACATAAGCCTGTGCCAAAGTCAATAAGAAATCCGGCGGGTTCACGTCTTTCAATCGTCAGTCGGCGTTTCTTTTTCTTCATCGGTTTCATCGGTTTCATCCGGGGTTCCGATGGGTTTTCTTCCGAAAATCCGGGCACCGATAATACTGATTTCATACAACACCATCAGCGGCAGAGCCATCATTATCTGAGTAATGACATCCGGCGGGGTGATCAGGGCGGCGCCGACAAAAAACAAAAGCAACGCATATTTTCTGTTTTTTTTCAGAAACGGCACTGTCACCAGGCCCATGCGGGCCATAAAGGTAAGAACCAGGGGCAGTTCGAACACGAACCCAAAAGCCAGCAGCATCTTGGATGCAAAGGACAGGTATTCTTTCATGGAGGGCATGGCCTGGATGGTATCCGTGGCAAATCCCAGAAAAAACTGAAACCCATAGGGAAATACAATGAAATATCCAAATGAAGACCCGAGCACGAAAAAAAACAGGGATAAAATGACCACGGGAAGCATATATTTTTTTTCAGTCCGGTACAGTCCGGGGGCTATAAACATCCAGAACTGATAGAACAATACGGGTGTGGCCAGTATGATTCCGGCCAGCAGGGATACTTTAAGGTAGGTGAAAAATGCTTCCGGCAGTCCGGTGAAAATCATTTTGGCATTGCCGTTGGCTTCCATGGCCGTCACCAGAGGAGAGGTAAGGATCTGAAACAGTTTTTCCTTGAACGCATAAGCAATGGCAAATCCCACGCCCACGGCGATGAAAGACCGGACCAGCCGGTCCCGCAATTCTCCTAAATGTTCAGTAAACGGGCTTTTGG
Above is a window of Desulfotignum balticum DSM 7044 DNA encoding:
- the panC gene encoding pantoate--beta-alanine ligase, with protein sequence MELIATIRDMTRFSETVRQKDQTIAFVPTMGFLHEGHLALMEKALTCADHLVVSIFVNPAQFGPSEDFSTYPRALEQDLEKCRKIGVSAVFTPTDEQMYPPGFETYVTLENLPFHLCGLSRPGFFKGVATVVTKLFNIVRPHTAVFGEKDFQQLTVIRRMVTDLNMGIDIVGVPIVREPDGLAMSSRNKYLTPAQRPHALLLSRCLETAENAVKNGERDAGKVLDLAGDILATGSDMRVDYLSLCDPETLEDVALIQKETLMAMAVWVGKTRLIDNRVLTF
- a CDS encoding dissimilatory sulfite reductase D family protein; translated protein: MSDLLDNKEEAQKAVVEWLSKKAKTKSKFYIKDFYKIFPDDKPRMIKKVVNKMVEDGILEFWSSGSTTMYGLKGGGIQHSSEGEN
- a CDS encoding cobyrinate a,c-diamide synthase, translated to MHASSDIIPGVVVAGLRGGSGKTIISLGIAAAWKRKQIAVSPFKKGPDYIDAGWLSLAAGRPCYNLDTFLCTPQVVRDSYFSHAVSSDIALVEGNRGLYDGIDTDGSTSTAELAKLLNLPVLLVLDCTKSTRTMAALVMGCQQFDPEIRIIGVILNQVAGSRHRKKVTSNIQQFCGIPVFGAIPKLQSEDFPERHMGLVTSAEHGSSIQALDAVRNMAIEHVNLDDLYQAVIKDCRDAASFKKTRTAGPGSAISAPVSRSLDPKVVVGVIRDSAFQFYYPDNLEALENAGAKLEFISPLNQDRLPDVDALYMGGGFPETHAPQLAENRSFREHLNALARDGLPIYAECGGLIFLGQSICLHGHEYAMSGILPIWFGLALKPQGHGYTRVKVVHKNPFFPVGEVLKGHEFRYSKILNIKYQDPDMAFLMERGKGIEDKKDGFHKYNTFGTYTHIHALGSVSWAPSLIKLARAYQSR
- the tatC gene encoding twin-arginine translocase subunit TatC — encoded protein: MEPDAKSPFTEHLGELRDRLVRSFIAVGVGFAIAYAFKEKLFQILTSPLVTAMEANGNAKMIFTGLPEAFFTYLKVSLLAGIILATPVLFYQFWMFIAPGLYRTEKKYMLPVVILSLFFFVLGSSFGYFIVFPYGFQFFLGFATDTIQAMPSMKEYLSFASKMLLAFGFVFELPLVLTFMARMGLVTVPFLKKNRKYALLLFFVGAALITPPDVITQIMMALPLMVLYEISIIGARIFGRKPIGTPDETDETDEEKETPTDD
- the dsrA gene encoding dissimilatory-type sulfite reductase subunit alpha translates to MAKHETPLLDQLESGPWPSFVSDLKAQAEKRAKNEEGIEFQIPVDVVDDLLGVVELSYKHGRTHWKHGGIVGVFGYGGGVIGRYCDQPENFPGVEAFHTMRVNQPAGKYYSTDYLKKLCDLWDFRGSGVTNMHGSTGDIILLGTTTKQLEEVFWTLTHDMGQDLGGSGSNLRTPSDCLGQSRCEYACYDTNALVYFLTNEYQDELHRPAFPYKFKFKLDGCPNCCVASIARSDMSFIGTWKDDIRIDQDAVNKYVENDPAYPANAGAHKGSKDWGPFDIEKEVLALCPTKCMKFENKKLTIDNANCTRCMHCINVMPRALKIGKETGCSILCGAKAPILDGAQMGSLLVPFVEVNPDNDYEAITEIIENIWDWWMEEGKNRERLGELIMRQGFQKLLEVTGIDPMPQHVAYPRTNPYIFWKEDEVPGGWERDVDEYRKHHRR
- a CDS encoding cytochrome c3 family protein; translation: MKSKTITLLLTAAIIAIFAATGIQAGTEVEDTFEISTPGYDDVNRKKGPPQFKLVTFTHKKHTEDYNISCGECHHDETGTPLSDLKMGDEVHPCYECHNIFEKDKDNRNDIMVHENAMHGNCRECHKQVNIDAGDPKGRKGPAPTSCTQCHEKA
- the dsrB gene encoding dissimilatory-type sulfite reductase subunit beta, encoding MAFISTGYNPDKPMENRITDIGPKDHNEFYPPVIAKNKGKWSHHEILEPGVLVHVADSGDEVYTVRVGGARLMSTGLINEICEIADKHCDGYVRFTTRNNVEFMVDSKDKLEPLKNDLSGRKFAGGSFKFPIGGTGAGITNIVHTQGWIHCHTPATDASGTVKAAMDVLFNDFQDMRLPAQLRVSMACCLNMCGAVHCSDIAILGYHRKPPMLDHEYLDKVCEIPLAVSACPTAAIKPAKVQLANGKEVKSVDVKNERCMYCGNCYTMCPSMPLADTEGDGIVLMAGGKVSNRISDPKFSKVVVAFLPNEMPRWPSMTDTIQRMVEAYAKGANKYERLGDWADRIGWEKFFEVCELDFTHHLIDDFRQQAYMSWRQSTQFKF